Proteins encoded by one window of Bradyrhizobium sp. B097:
- a CDS encoding phosphoribulokinase produces the protein MSRRHPIISITGSSGAGTTSVKKTFENIFRRENVVAAYIEGDAFHRYDRAEMRSQMLEKAERGDKHFSHFSPETNLFEELEKLFSDYAETGTGTTRHYVHDEEESRLYGAKPGTFTAWEALPENSDLLFYEGLHGAVVTDKVNVAQHADLKIGVVPVINLEWIQKLHRDRSHRGYSTEAVTDTILRRMPDYVNYICPQFSETDINFQRVPTVDTSNPFIARWIPTPDESMVVIRLKNPRGIDFPYLLSMIPNSFMSRANSIVIHGAKLDLAMQLILTPLILQLIERKRRTI, from the coding sequence ATGTCTCGTCGACATCCCATCATCTCGATCACCGGCTCGTCCGGCGCCGGCACCACCTCGGTGAAGAAGACGTTCGAGAACATCTTCCGCCGCGAGAATGTGGTCGCGGCCTATATCGAGGGCGACGCGTTCCATCGCTACGACCGCGCCGAGATGCGCAGCCAGATGCTGGAGAAGGCCGAGCGCGGCGACAAGCATTTCAGCCATTTCAGCCCCGAGACCAATTTGTTCGAGGAGCTGGAGAAGCTGTTCAGCGACTATGCCGAGACCGGCACCGGCACGACGCGGCACTATGTGCACGACGAAGAGGAATCGCGGCTCTACGGCGCCAAGCCCGGCACCTTCACCGCATGGGAGGCGCTGCCGGAGAATTCCGACCTCTTGTTCTACGAGGGCCTGCACGGCGCCGTGGTCACCGACAAGGTGAATGTCGCGCAGCACGCTGATCTCAAGATCGGCGTCGTGCCGGTGATCAACCTCGAATGGATCCAGAAGCTGCATCGCGATCGCAGCCATCGCGGCTACTCCACCGAGGCGGTGACCGACACCATCCTGCGCCGCATGCCGGATTACGTGAACTACATCTGCCCGCAATTCAGCGAGACCGACATCAACTTCCAGCGCGTGCCGACGGTCGATACGTCGAACCCGTTCATTGCGCGCTGGATCCCGACGCCGGATGAATCGATGGTCGTGATTCGGTTGAAGAACCCGCGCGGCATCGATTTCCCGTATCTGCTCTCGATGATCCCGAACAGCTTCATGTCGCGCGCCAATTCGATCGTGATTCACGGCGCCAAGCTCGACCTCGCGATGCAGCTCATCCTGACCCCGCTGATCCTGCAATTGATCGAACGAAAGAGGCGAACGATATGA
- a CDS encoding class 1 fructose-bisphosphatase: MHAHLEWPTQHNPLRAATVAVIEALAGAAIELSRIIAAGPLAGIGGESGGVNPDGDRQKTIDIVADNLMRDALRTAPVAAVLSEEVELPETLDPDAPLCVAIDPLDGSANLENNISIGTIFSIRPKGNDIISTFFEPGTAQCAAGCFIYGPQTVLVLALDQCVDCFTLDPRTGEFVLTARDLRVPQDAKEFAINASNRRHWSGPVRNYIDDCLAGVNGERGQDFNMRWIGSLVAEAYRILMRGGVFLYPADARQGYREGRLRLLYEAHPIALIMEWAGGAASSGRSRILELSARTPHQRVPLIMGSARAVRDVDAIHLTVEPLFESSDAPLFARRGLFR; the protein is encoded by the coding sequence TTGCATGCCCATCTGGAGTGGCCGACGCAGCACAACCCGCTGCGCGCCGCGACCGTTGCGGTGATCGAAGCCCTTGCCGGCGCCGCGATCGAGCTCTCGCGCATCATCGCCGCGGGGCCGCTCGCCGGCATCGGCGGCGAGAGCGGCGGGGTCAATCCCGACGGCGATCGCCAGAAGACCATCGACATCGTCGCCGACAACCTGATGCGCGACGCGCTGCGTACGGCGCCCGTCGCTGCGGTGTTGTCGGAAGAGGTCGAGCTGCCGGAGACGCTCGATCCCGATGCGCCGCTCTGTGTCGCGATCGATCCGCTCGATGGATCCGCCAATCTCGAAAACAACATCTCGATCGGCACGATCTTCTCGATCCGGCCGAAGGGAAACGACATCATCTCGACCTTCTTCGAGCCCGGTACGGCGCAATGTGCCGCGGGCTGCTTCATCTACGGTCCGCAGACCGTGCTGGTGCTGGCGCTCGACCAGTGCGTCGACTGTTTCACGCTGGATCCGCGAACCGGCGAGTTCGTCCTGACTGCGCGTGATTTGCGGGTGCCGCAGGATGCTAAGGAATTCGCCATCAACGCCTCGAACCGGCGGCACTGGAGCGGCCCGGTGCGCAACTACATCGACGACTGCCTTGCCGGCGTGAACGGCGAGCGCGGGCAGGATTTCAACATGCGCTGGATCGGCTCGCTGGTGGCCGAGGCCTACCGCATCCTGATGCGCGGTGGCGTGTTCCTGTATCCGGCGGATGCGCGCCAGGGCTACCGCGAGGGCCGGCTCCGCCTGCTGTACGAGGCGCATCCCATCGCGCTGATCATGGAGTGGGCGGGCGGCGCCGCGTCCAGCGGCCGGTCGCGCATTCTCGAACTCTCGGCACGCACGCCGCATCAGCGCGTGCCGCTGATCATGGGATCGGCGCGCGCCGTGCGCGACGTCGATGCGATCCACCTGACCGTCGAGCCGTTGTTCGAGAGCAGCGATGCCCCGCTGTTCGCGCGGCGCGGCCTGTTCCGCTGA
- a CDS encoding LysR family transcriptional regulator encodes MELVMAFSRDLTIRQLRALSAVHAAGSITSAANQLNLTQPAVTLQLRNLQALAGLPLIQRTGDGMALTDAGAHVLALIERIEAALKDCEQSLDMIAGRSGGRVAMGAVSTAKYFVPFAIAAFSRRFPKIEVTLRIGNREEIRDALRGYDLDIAVMGRPPADVEVEMKPLGRHPHFIIAAPDHRLARRRHVATSELANETFITREQGSGTRMLMQQYFERVGLEPKLGMAMDSNETIKQAVMAGLGIAFISQHTVFHELEDGRLVVLKVKGLPIVRQWHAIRRTDKILLPPAQAMLDFLGKEGWRYLPNSR; translated from the coding sequence ATGGAGCTTGTGATGGCCTTCTCGCGGGATCTCACCATCCGCCAGCTGCGTGCGCTGTCGGCCGTGCACGCGGCCGGCTCGATCACGTCGGCGGCCAACCAGCTCAACCTGACGCAGCCCGCGGTGACGCTGCAGCTCCGCAACCTGCAGGCGCTCGCGGGATTGCCGCTGATCCAGCGCACCGGCGACGGCATGGCGCTGACCGATGCCGGCGCGCATGTGCTGGCGCTCATCGAGCGGATCGAGGCGGCGCTGAAGGACTGCGAACAGTCGCTCGACATGATCGCCGGCCGCAGCGGCGGCCGCGTCGCGATGGGCGCGGTCTCGACCGCGAAATACTTCGTGCCGTTCGCGATCGCGGCGTTTTCGCGCCGCTTTCCCAAGATCGAGGTCACGCTCAGGATCGGCAACCGCGAGGAAATCCGCGACGCGCTGCGCGGCTACGATCTCGACATCGCAGTGATGGGCCGGCCGCCGGCCGATGTCGAAGTCGAGATGAAACCGCTTGGCCGGCATCCGCACTTCATCATCGCCGCACCGGATCACCGGCTGGCGCGGCGGCGGCACGTCGCGACATCGGAGCTCGCCAATGAAACCTTCATCACCCGCGAGCAGGGATCGGGCACGCGGATGCTGATGCAGCAATATTTCGAGCGGGTCGGACTGGAGCCGAAACTCGGCATGGCGATGGACAGCAACGAGACCATCAAGCAGGCGGTGATGGCCGGGCTCGGCATCGCCTTCATTTCCCAGCACACCGTGTTCCATGAACTGGAGGATGGCCGGCTGGTGGTGCTCAAGGTGAAGGGCCTGCCGATCGTCCGGCAGTGGCACGCAATCAGGCGCACCGACAAGATCCTGCTGCCACCCGCGCAGGCGATGCTGGACTTCCTGGGCAAGGAGGGTTGGCGTTATCTCCCGAATTCGCGCTAG
- a CDS encoding ATP-binding protein has translation MPDFKALFEAAPGLYLVLTQPDFSIVAVSDAYLRATKTERAAILGRGLFDVFPDNPDDPAADGVRNLRASLERVVQFRRPDTMSVQKYDIRKPESEGGGFEERYWSPRNTPVFGPSGQFSYIIHRVEDVTGFIQLKQRGAEQDKLTDRLRERTEQMEAEIFMRAREVEAAREQLEAEQKLRQVQKMEAVGHLTGGIAHDFNNILTVITGLIDILAEAVEHDAALSSVTKMISDAAFRGAEVTKHLLAFSRQQPLQPREANLNTLVQDTARLLRPSLGEQIEIDTALEPDAWPAFIDPNHMATALLNLAVNARDAMPDGGKLMLETSNVILDEVYAAANLDVRAGEYVMVAVSDTGGGIPEGIREKVFEPFFTTKDTGKGTGLGLSMVYGFIKQSDGHLKIYSEEGHGTSIKLYLPRSMGDMVDVEPPPPVDMRGGHESILVVEDDPLVRNYVSAQLEQLGYRTMVTANGPEALAAVEKGFVCDVLFTDVIMSGGMNGRQVADAVIAKLPSVRVLFTSGYTEDAIIHHGRLDPDVTLLPKPYRKADLARMIRQVLTQPPASVVAAK, from the coding sequence ATGCCTGACTTCAAGGCGTTATTCGAGGCGGCGCCCGGCCTCTATCTGGTGCTGACGCAGCCTGACTTCAGCATCGTGGCAGTAAGCGACGCCTATCTGCGCGCCACCAAGACCGAGCGCGCCGCGATCCTTGGGCGCGGGCTGTTCGACGTATTTCCCGATAATCCGGACGATCCGGCCGCCGACGGGGTGCGCAACCTGCGCGCCTCGCTGGAACGTGTGGTCCAGTTCCGCCGCCCCGATACCATGTCGGTGCAGAAATACGATATCCGCAAGCCCGAGTCGGAGGGCGGCGGATTCGAGGAGCGCTACTGGAGCCCGCGCAATACGCCGGTGTTCGGGCCGAGCGGACAGTTCAGTTACATCATCCATCGGGTGGAAGACGTCACCGGCTTCATTCAGCTAAAGCAGCGCGGCGCCGAGCAGGACAAGCTGACCGACCGGCTGCGCGAGCGCACCGAGCAGATGGAAGCTGAAATCTTCATGCGCGCCCGCGAGGTCGAGGCCGCGCGGGAGCAGCTCGAAGCCGAGCAGAAGCTGCGCCAGGTGCAGAAGATGGAGGCCGTCGGGCACCTCACCGGCGGCATCGCCCACGACTTCAACAACATCCTGACCGTCATCACCGGCCTGATCGACATCCTCGCCGAGGCCGTCGAGCACGACGCCGCGCTGTCGTCGGTGACAAAAATGATCAGCGATGCCGCCTTTCGCGGCGCCGAGGTGACCAAGCATCTGCTCGCCTTCTCGCGCCAGCAGCCGCTACAGCCGCGTGAAGCCAACCTCAACACGCTGGTGCAGGACACCGCGCGGCTGCTGCGCCCCTCGCTCGGCGAGCAGATCGAGATCGATACCGCGCTCGAGCCCGACGCCTGGCCGGCTTTCATCGACCCCAACCACATGGCGACCGCGCTGCTCAATCTCGCCGTCAATGCCCGCGATGCGATGCCCGACGGCGGCAAGCTGATGCTGGAGACCAGCAACGTCATCCTCGACGAGGTTTATGCCGCCGCCAATCTCGACGTGCGGGCGGGTGAATATGTGATGGTCGCGGTCAGCGACACCGGCGGCGGAATCCCGGAGGGGATCCGCGAAAAGGTGTTCGAGCCGTTCTTCACCACCAAGGATACCGGCAAGGGCACCGGCCTCGGGCTGAGCATGGTCTACGGCTTCATCAAGCAGTCTGACGGACATCTCAAGATTTATTCCGAAGAGGGCCACGGCACATCGATCAAGCTCTATCTGCCGCGCAGCATGGGCGACATGGTCGACGTCGAGCCGCCTCCTCCGGTCGACATGCGTGGCGGCCACGAATCCATCCTGGTCGTCGAGGACGATCCGCTGGTCCGCAATTACGTCAGCGCCCAGCTCGAGCAGCTTGGCTACCGCACCATGGTCACCGCCAACGGCCCGGAAGCATTGGCCGCGGTCGAGAAGGGCTTCGTCTGCGACGTGCTGTTCACCGACGTCATCATGTCCGGCGGCATGAACGGCCGGCAGGTGGCCGATGCCGTGATCGCCAAGCTGCCCTCGGTGCGCGTGCTGTTCACCTCGGGCTATACCGAGGACGCGATCATCCATCACGGCCGTCTCGACCCGGACGTCACGCTATTGCCCAAGCCCTACCGCAAGGCCGATCTCGCCCGGATGATCCGGCAGGTGCTGACGCAGCCTCCCGCATCGGTGGTGGCGGCCAAGTAA
- a CDS encoding TetR/AcrR family transcriptional regulator: MNRNDKDQTEQTAPAPAPAPERRGRGRPQLRSDDETRALIYEAARREFSERGFAAASIADVACRAGVSTKTLYRLIPTKLALFEGMVTDRVDRFVSIVNLGACDGRNVAAALEAALLTCAELVLDAEVIALQRIILAESDKFPDIAETFYEKAMQRSIAALANWLGIQQRRGRIVLDDTEAAAGMLLGMLVFKPQRDVMFGHKPAPVHSEMAARAKACAALFLSGCAVPADRINKQSGGA; encoded by the coding sequence ATGAACCGGAATGACAAAGACCAGACAGAGCAGACCGCGCCGGCGCCGGCGCCGGCGCCGGAACGGCGCGGCCGCGGGCGGCCGCAGCTTCGTTCCGACGACGAGACGCGCGCGCTGATCTATGAGGCCGCGCGCCGTGAGTTCTCGGAGCGCGGCTTCGCCGCGGCCAGCATCGCCGACGTCGCCTGCCGCGCCGGCGTTTCCACCAAGACGCTCTATCGTTTGATCCCGACCAAGCTGGCGCTGTTCGAAGGCATGGTGACCGACCGGGTGGACCGGTTCGTGTCCATCGTGAATCTCGGCGCCTGCGACGGCCGCAATGTTGCGGCGGCCCTGGAGGCCGCGCTGCTGACCTGCGCCGAGCTCGTTCTCGATGCCGAGGTCATCGCGCTGCAACGGATCATCCTGGCCGAGAGCGACAAATTCCCTGACATCGCCGAGACGTTTTACGAAAAGGCCATGCAGCGCTCGATCGCCGCGCTGGCGAATTGGCTCGGCATCCAGCAGCGGCGAGGGCGGATCGTGCTCGATGACACCGAAGCCGCAGCGGGCATGCTGCTCGGCATGCTCGTGTTCAAGCCGCAGCGCGATGTCATGTTCGGGCACAAGCCCGCGCCGGTGCACAGCGAGATGGCCGCGCGCGCCAAGGCTTGTGCCGCGCTGTTCCTGTCCGGATGCGCCGTGCCGGCCGACCGGATCAACAAGCAAAGTGGAGGCGCGTGA